A genomic region of Dreissena polymorpha isolate Duluth1 chromosome 4, UMN_Dpol_1.0, whole genome shotgun sequence contains the following coding sequences:
- the LOC127878471 gene encoding uncharacterized protein LOC127878471, whose amino-acid sequence MTPENYARIVQLCQTRLLLFNKRRSGELEVLNLQSYLQRSSSLSDLDESISKDLTEVEKHLLKTQDLVMIRGKRICL is encoded by the exons ATGACCCCAGAGAATTATGCGAGAATAGTCCAACTCTGCCAGACCAGACTTCTGTTGTTTAACAAGCGGCGCTCTGGAGAACTAGAGGTCTTGAA CCTCCAAAGCTACCTACAGAGAAGCAGCAGTCTAAGCGACTTGGATGAGTCCATCTCAAAAGACCTTACGGAAGTTGAGAAACACCTTCTCAAAACCCAAGATCTTGTGATGATCAGAGGAAAG AGAATATGCCTATGA